A single region of the Deinococcus ruber genome encodes:
- a CDS encoding alpha/beta fold hydrolase: MTPTQRPASRHLIAVHGNFASSAWWNALRASPPVGWNVHTPDLPGFAGTPHSGEVSIARYADWLTQYVAAHTLERPVLLGHSLGGAVVLEAVSRAPEAYAGLVLAASAPLTGLVTPEAQYPLLEQLPGNAALLNLSLEALFPSGKPDNFGQLLQDAARMAPALYVGNARALAAWSVAPEALAGLPTLILGGELDLLITPERVTAQGEALNVPVSLLRGVGHGFPQEAPGVFLDELQRFLDLL, translated from the coding sequence ATGACCCCTACACAGCGTCCTGCGTCTCGGCATCTGATCGCCGTTCACGGCAACTTCGCGTCCTCGGCCTGGTGGAATGCCCTGCGGGCCAGCCCACCTGTGGGTTGGAACGTCCATACCCCCGATCTGCCAGGATTCGCTGGTACGCCGCACAGCGGAGAGGTCAGCATTGCGCGGTATGCCGACTGGCTCACGCAGTACGTGGCCGCACACACGCTGGAGCGCCCGGTGCTGCTCGGGCATTCGCTGGGCGGGGCGGTGGTGCTGGAGGCAGTCAGCCGCGCCCCGGAGGCCTACGCCGGGCTGGTACTGGCCGCGAGTGCGCCCCTGACTGGCCTGGTCACACCCGAAGCACAGTACCCGCTTCTGGAACAGCTGCCCGGGAACGCTGCGCTGCTCAACCTGAGCCTTGAGGCGCTGTTTCCTTCGGGCAAGCCGGACAATTTCGGGCAACTCCTCCAGGACGCGGCCCGCATGGCACCGGCGCTGTATGTCGGCAATGCCCGTGCGCTGGCAGCCTGGAGCGTCGCTCCGGAGGCGCTGGCAGGCCTGCCGACCCTGATCCTGGGCGGCGAGCTTGACCTGCTCATCACACCCGAACGGGTGACGGCGCAGGGCGAGGCCCTCAATGTTCCGGTCAGCCTGCTCCGAGGCGTGGGCCACGGATTCCCCCAGGAGGCTCCTGGCGTGTTCCTGGATGAGTTGCAGCGCTTCCTGGACCTGCTTTAA
- a CDS encoding alpha/beta fold hydrolase, producing MSDDRNTQVGAEPRTDRSVTAGPGAFVLETSLPRSGVSVRLGVQSWGHLSPQRDNAVLICHYYTGTMRAHRATTDDAPGWWDQLIGPGRAIDTDRYYVVCMNTPSNVQALDPQVITTGPDTLDAAGVPWGERFPAWDFADLHAVQRDLLQVLGAARWHAVMGPSFGGMQALQWAARTPDLAPRVAAIVTSPYAGPVLLDVFGPLLRDVSASGGLEGALRLITLFGLGTEGIEHGYAPGALTPYLHERMQTASLNHIRDIARVVLTHDLRQIAPLELLFSRWRAAGLRLLSANVMGDGFFPSREMAAFARASSAAGVDHRHIEYGSVDGHLGGLSDTHAFEGALRDLLASPSPASADHSPTGES from the coding sequence GTCAGACGACCGGAATACGCAAGTCGGTGCCGAACCCAGGACGGACAGATCTGTCACGGCCGGACCGGGGGCCTTCGTGCTGGAAACGTCGCTGCCCCGTTCGGGCGTGTCGGTGCGGCTGGGCGTCCAGAGCTGGGGGCACCTGTCCCCGCAGCGCGACAATGCTGTCCTGATCTGCCACTATTACACCGGAACCATGCGGGCGCACCGGGCCACAACAGACGACGCGCCGGGCTGGTGGGACCAGCTGATCGGGCCGGGCCGGGCCATCGACACCGACCGCTACTACGTGGTCTGCATGAATACCCCGTCCAACGTCCAGGCCCTGGATCCGCAGGTGATCACGACCGGGCCGGACACCTTAGATGCTGCTGGCGTTCCCTGGGGCGAGCGCTTCCCAGCGTGGGACTTTGCCGATCTGCACGCCGTGCAGCGCGACCTGCTGCAGGTCCTGGGGGCGGCCCGCTGGCACGCGGTGATGGGTCCCAGCTTCGGGGGCATGCAGGCACTCCAGTGGGCCGCCCGCACGCCCGACCTGGCCCCCCGCGTCGCCGCCATCGTGACCAGCCCGTATGCAGGGCCGGTGCTGCTGGACGTGTTCGGCCCGCTGCTGCGCGACGTTTCGGCATCGGGTGGCCTGGAGGGTGCGCTGCGGCTCATCACGCTGTTCGGATTGGGCACCGAGGGCATCGAGCACGGCTATGCCCCCGGTGCCCTGACGCCCTATCTGCACGAACGCATGCAGACCGCCAGCCTGAACCACATCCGTGATATCGCGCGCGTGGTACTGACCCACGACCTGCGGCAGATTGCTCCGCTGGAGCTGCTCTTTTCCCGCTGGCGAGCTGCTGGCCTGCGGCTACTGAGCGCCAATGTCATGGGAGACGGCTTCTTTCCCAGTCGCGAGATGGCGGCCTTCGCACGGGCGTCGAGCGCGGCGGGCGTCGATCACCGCCACATCGAATACGGTTCGGTCGACGGTCATCTGGGTGGGCTGAGCGACACCCACGCCTTCGAGGGCGCGCTCCGCGACCTGCTGGCCTCACCGAGTCCGGCAAGCGCCGACCATTCGCCGACAGGAGAGTCATGA